A portion of the Bacillus thuringiensis genome contains these proteins:
- a CDS encoding PrkA family serine protein kinase — protein sequence MDILKKIEQHRAAEERLQWEGTFAEYLELVKERPWVAQTAHSRIYNMIKDAGIEEVDGRRKYNFFSNQLFGLEDALERLVEEYFHPSAKRLDVRKRILLLMGPVSGGKSTLVTMLKRGLETYSRTDRGAIFAIKGCPMHEDPLHLIPHHLRDDFFDEYGVRIEGNLSPLNVMRLEQEYGSRIEDVVVERIFFSEDRRTGIGTFSPSDPKSQDIADLTGSLDFSTIAEYGSESDPRAYRFDGELNKANRGMMEFQEMLKCDEKFLWHLLSLTQEGNFKAGRFALISADELIVAHTNETEYRSFIANKKNEALHSRIIVMPVPYNLRVSEEEHIYEKMIRESDVSNVHIAPHTLRVAAMFTILTRLKDPKRPDIDLIKKMRLYDGETVEGYNAIDVEELQREYQDEGMKGIDPRYVINRISSTIIRKEVPSINALDVLRSLKDGLDQHPSISNEDRERYMNFISLARKEYDEIAKKEVQKAFVYSYEESAKTLMDNYLDNVEAYCNKSKLRDPLTGEEMSPDEKLMRSIEEQIGISENAKKAFREEILIRISAYARKGKRFDYNSHERLREAIQKKLFADLKDIVKITTSTKTPDENQLKKINDVVARLIDEHGYNSSSANELLRYVGSLLNR from the coding sequence ATGGATATTCTAAAAAAGATTGAACAGCATCGAGCAGCAGAAGAACGTTTACAATGGGAAGGTACGTTTGCGGAGTATTTGGAGCTTGTGAAAGAAAGACCATGGGTGGCTCAAACAGCACACTCTCGCATTTACAATATGATAAAAGATGCCGGAATTGAAGAAGTTGATGGTAGAAGAAAGTATAACTTCTTTAGTAATCAGCTCTTTGGATTAGAGGATGCTCTAGAACGTCTTGTAGAAGAATATTTTCATCCATCTGCAAAACGATTAGATGTTAGAAAAAGAATTTTATTATTAATGGGTCCTGTTAGTGGAGGGAAATCAACGTTAGTTACGATGTTGAAACGAGGATTAGAAACATATTCAAGAACAGATCGCGGAGCAATTTTTGCAATTAAAGGATGCCCAATGCATGAGGATCCACTGCATTTAATTCCACATCATTTACGAGATGATTTCTTTGATGAGTATGGAGTTAGAATTGAAGGGAATTTATCACCACTAAATGTCATGCGTTTAGAGCAAGAATACGGATCAAGAATTGAGGATGTAGTTGTAGAGCGTATTTTCTTCTCTGAAGATCGCCGTACAGGGATTGGTACATTTAGCCCGTCTGATCCAAAATCACAGGATATTGCAGATTTAACAGGTAGTCTGGACTTTTCTACGATTGCAGAATATGGTTCAGAATCAGATCCGCGTGCGTATCGATTTGATGGAGAATTAAATAAGGCAAACCGAGGAATGATGGAGTTCCAAGAGATGTTAAAATGCGATGAGAAGTTTTTATGGCACTTATTATCGCTTACGCAAGAAGGGAATTTCAAAGCGGGAAGATTTGCGCTTATTTCAGCAGATGAATTAATTGTAGCGCATACAAATGAAACAGAGTATCGCTCATTTATAGCAAATAAGAAAAATGAAGCATTGCACTCAAGAATTATTGTAATGCCAGTTCCTTATAATTTACGAGTAAGTGAAGAAGAACATATTTATGAAAAAATGATTCGTGAAAGTGATGTGTCGAATGTTCACATTGCACCACACACACTTCGCGTTGCAGCAATGTTCACTATTTTAACTCGTTTAAAAGATCCGAAGCGTCCGGATATTGATTTAATTAAAAAGATGCGTTTGTATGATGGAGAAACTGTAGAAGGTTATAATGCGATTGATGTAGAAGAATTACAACGCGAATATCAAGATGAAGGTATGAAGGGTATTGATCCTCGTTATGTCATTAACCGAATTTCGTCTACAATCATTCGAAAAGAGGTACCATCTATTAACGCTTTAGATGTACTGAGATCTTTAAAAGATGGGCTGGATCAGCATCCGTCGATTAGTAATGAAGACCGTGAACGTTATATGAATTTCATCTCATTAGCGAGAAAAGAATACGATGAAATTGCGAAGAAAGAAGTACAAAAAGCGTTTGTTTATTCATATGAAGAATCAGCTAAGACGCTTATGGATAATTACTTAGATAACGTCGAGGCGTACTGCAATAAATCGAAATTACGTGATCCGTTAACAGGGGAAGAAATGAGTCCAGATGAAAAATTAATGCGCTCAATTGAAGAGCAAATTGGAATTTCAGAAAATGCTAAGAAAGCATTCCGTGAAGAGATTTTAATTCGCATTTCTGCTTATGCCCGTAAAGGAAAACGCTTTGATTATAATTCACATGAACGTCTTCGTGAAGCGATTCAGAAAAAACTATTTGCTGATTTAAAAGATATAGTAAAAATTACAACATCAACGAAAACACCGGACGAAAATCAGCTTAAGAAAATCAATGATGTTGTTGCGCGTTTAATTGATGAGCATGGCTATAATTCTTCTTCAGCAAATGAATTACTACGCTATGTAGGTAGCTTGTTAAACCGATAG
- the yhbH gene encoding sporulation protein YhbH, translating into MGEENQPNYTISQENWSLHRKGYDDQQRHQEKVQEAIKNNLPDLVTEESIVMSNGKDVVKIPIRSLDEYKIRYNYDKNKHVGQGNGDSKVGDVVARDGSGGQKQKGPGKGQGAGDAAGEDYYEAEVSILELEQAFFRELELPNLKRKEIDENRIEHVEFNDIRKTGLWGNIDKKRTMISAYKRNAMRGKASFHPIHQEDLKFRTWNEVLKPDSKAVVLAMMDTSGSMGMWEKYMARSFFFWMTRFLRTKYETVDIEFIAHHTEAKVVTEEEFFSKGESGGTICSSVYKKALELIDNKYSPDRYNIYPFHFSDGDNLTSDNARCVKLVEELMKKCNMFGYGEVNQYNRHSTLMSAYKNIKDENFRYYILKQKADVFHAMKSFFREESGEKMA; encoded by the coding sequence ATGGGCGAAGAAAATCAACCAAATTATACGATTTCACAGGAAAACTGGTCCCTCCATCGCAAAGGATATGACGACCAACAGCGCCATCAAGAAAAAGTACAAGAGGCAATTAAGAATAATTTACCCGATCTTGTAACAGAAGAAAGTATAGTTATGTCTAATGGCAAGGATGTTGTAAAAATACCAATTCGTTCTCTAGATGAATATAAGATTAGATACAATTATGATAAAAATAAACATGTTGGGCAAGGAAACGGTGACAGCAAAGTTGGTGATGTCGTTGCGAGAGATGGATCAGGTGGTCAAAAACAAAAAGGGCCAGGAAAAGGGCAAGGAGCAGGAGATGCAGCTGGGGAAGATTACTATGAAGCTGAAGTCTCTATTTTAGAATTAGAGCAGGCGTTTTTCAGAGAGTTAGAGCTGCCTAATTTAAAGAGAAAAGAAATAGATGAAAACCGGATTGAACATGTTGAATTTAATGACATTAGAAAAACAGGATTGTGGGGAAATATCGATAAGAAACGAACAATGATATCTGCATATAAACGAAATGCGATGCGTGGTAAAGCATCTTTCCATCCAATTCATCAAGAAGATTTAAAGTTCCGCACTTGGAATGAAGTATTAAAGCCAGATTCAAAGGCTGTTGTGTTAGCGATGATGGATACGAGTGGATCGATGGGAATGTGGGAGAAGTATATGGCACGTAGCTTCTTTTTCTGGATGACAAGATTTTTACGCACAAAGTATGAAACAGTTGATATTGAATTTATTGCTCATCATACAGAAGCGAAAGTCGTTACAGAAGAAGAATTCTTTTCAAAAGGAGAAAGTGGTGGAACAATCTGCTCCTCCGTATACAAAAAAGCACTCGAGCTAATCGATAATAAATATTCACCAGACCGCTATAATATTTATCCATTCCATTTTTCAGATGGTGATAATTTAACATCAGATAATGCTAGATGTGTAAAGCTTGTGGAAGAATTAATGAAGAAGTGTAATATGTTTGGGTATGGGGAAGTGAACCAGTATAATCGCCATAGTACACTTATGTCAGCCTATAAAAATATTAAAGATGAAAACTTTAGATACTATATTTTAAAGCAAAAAGCAGACGTATTTCATGCGATGAAAAGCTTTTTTAGAGAAGAATCAGGTGAGAAAATGGCATAA
- a CDS encoding leucine-rich repeat domain-containing protein — MKQNKRKRINAMIIVATLSLPFAVYSTPALAAVAIETNKTGQGLEDGTYDAVIKAYKDKTNEESMAAVYIKDPKLTIENGKKIVTATLSDSDFFQYLKTEDIHTPGVFHDLKVISEDKKKNGTKVIQFEVGELGKRYNMRMHIYIPTMAYDNKYQVQFEVNTLNLENNVPEKQKENKEEKQDENGNVILDKQLQKYINKYNLDRDNVDAPITKKDLLQIKTLSIYSGKGINEITGLEYMTNLEKLTLRESNVKDISAISKLRGLKYVDLTSNSIESIHPIEQLENINMLFLRDNKISDLTPLSKMKKIKTLDLIGNNIKDIQPLFTLSTMKQLYLANNQISDLTGIDRLNNVELLWIGNNKINNVESISKMSNLIELEISDSEIKDISSLSQLGNLQVLNLEENYISDISPLSTLTNLHEINLGANEISDVRPVEELGKRISIDIQRQKIFLNEASLDEEIKIPVYNLKGEPLQNINLQSEGATLNNGFIKWNSPGEKIYEFKLDTNSTESKIRFNGTVIQNIVEKQKESQNVILDKTLQQHINKENLGRENVNAPITKEDLLQIKKLEILKEKGKEIKDITGLQYMTNLEDLTLEGVGLKNIEFISNLKQLNNVNVSHNQIEDITPLSSLENLQWLNLADNHIKDVTVIGSMLNLFSLNLAGNEIRDVRPLIQLGQWFTIDVGRQNIILNDVKINEEIQVPVYDLEGESIENIQLASEGGTFNNGVIKWSTPGEKVYKFDLDSDEISIRFNGTVIQNIVEKEEEKEPVKEIEETKEEVKEPVKEVEETKEEVKEPVKEVEETKEEEKEPTKEVEETKEEVKEPTKEVEEIKEEVKEPVKEVEETKEEVKEPVKEVKEEVKEPTKEVEEAKEEVDEPTTGVEGLKAEVKETGKEIEGSKDAVNQSAVVQEQNVNNQVVKENKPAVNKQEESKKSLGATGGQENTSTLLSGIALVLSALSMFVFRKRLFKK, encoded by the coding sequence TTGAAACAAAATAAAAGAAAACGTATAAATGCAATGATTATAGTGGCGACGTTATCACTTCCGTTTGCTGTTTATTCAACACCTGCGTTAGCGGCAGTAGCAATTGAGACGAATAAAACGGGACAAGGTTTAGAAGATGGTACATATGACGCTGTTATTAAAGCGTATAAAGATAAAACCAATGAAGAGTCTATGGCAGCTGTTTATATAAAGGATCCGAAATTAACAATTGAGAATGGAAAGAAAATTGTAACAGCAACATTAAGTGATAGTGATTTCTTTCAATACTTGAAAACAGAGGATATTCATACTCCAGGTGTGTTTCATGATTTGAAAGTAATATCAGAAGATAAAAAGAAAAATGGAACGAAAGTGATTCAGTTTGAAGTAGGGGAATTAGGAAAAAGGTATAATATGCGAATGCATATTTATATTCCAACAATGGCCTATGACAATAAGTACCAAGTACAGTTTGAAGTAAATACATTGAATTTAGAGAATAATGTTCCTGAAAAACAAAAGGAAAATAAAGAGGAGAAACAAGATGAAAACGGAAATGTAATATTAGATAAGCAATTACAAAAATATATTAATAAATACAACTTAGATAGAGATAATGTAGATGCGCCAATCACAAAGAAAGATTTATTACAAATTAAAACATTATCCATTTATTCAGGTAAAGGAATAAATGAAATAACTGGTTTAGAGTATATGACAAATTTAGAGAAGTTGACGTTACGAGAGTCTAATGTAAAAGACATATCAGCCATCTCGAAATTGAGAGGTTTGAAGTACGTTGATTTAACGTCTAATTCAATTGAAAGTATTCACCCAATTGAGCAGTTAGAGAATATTAATATGCTTTTTTTAAGAGATAATAAAATTTCTGATCTTACACCATTAAGTAAAATGAAAAAAATTAAAACATTAGATTTAATCGGTAATAACATTAAAGATATCCAGCCATTATTTACATTATCAACTATGAAACAATTATACTTAGCAAATAATCAAATCAGTGATCTTACGGGAATTGATCGATTAAATAATGTGGAACTATTATGGATAGGGAACAATAAAATTAATAATGTTGAATCTATTAGTAAAATGAGTAATCTTATTGAACTAGAAATTTCTGATAGTGAAATAAAAGATATATCATCACTATCTCAATTAGGAAATTTACAAGTGCTGAATTTAGAAGAGAATTATATCTCTGATATATCGCCGTTGAGCACTTTAACAAATTTACATGAGATAAATCTTGGAGCAAATGAAATTTCTGACGTAAGGCCTGTTGAGGAATTAGGTAAGCGAATTTCAATTGACATTCAAAGACAAAAAATCTTTTTAAATGAAGCAAGCTTAGATGAAGAAATAAAAATCCCAGTATACAACCTTAAAGGAGAGCCACTTCAAAATATTAATTTACAAAGTGAGGGGGCTACTCTGAATAACGGATTTATAAAATGGAATAGTCCTGGAGAAAAAATATATGAATTTAAACTAGATACTAATTCTACTGAAAGTAAAATAAGATTTAATGGTACGGTTATACAGAATATAGTTGAAAAACAAAAAGAAAGTCAAAATGTAATTCTCGATAAAACTTTACAACAGCATATTAATAAAGAGAATTTAGGTAGAGAGAATGTAAACGCTCCTATCACAAAAGAAGATTTATTACAGATTAAAAAATTAGAGATACTTAAAGAAAAAGGAAAAGAGATAAAAGATATAACAGGTTTACAGTACATGACTAACTTAGAAGACCTCACTTTAGAAGGCGTAGGCTTGAAAAATATTGAGTTCATCTCAAACTTGAAACAATTGAATAATGTGAATGTATCTCATAATCAAATTGAAGATATAACACCACTATCTTCATTGGAAAATTTACAGTGGTTAAATCTTGCGGACAATCATATTAAAGATGTAACGGTTATTGGTTCCATGCTAAACTTATTTAGCTTAAATTTAGCTGGAAATGAGATTCGTGATGTAAGGCCGTTAATACAATTAGGTCAGTGGTTTACAATTGACGTGGGAAGACAAAATATCATTTTAAATGATGTAAAAATAAACGAAGAAATTCAAGTTCCTGTATATGATTTAGAGGGAGAAAGTATTGAAAATATTCAATTGGCAAGTGAGGGAGGGACGTTTAATAACGGAGTAATAAAATGGAGTACCCCAGGTGAAAAGGTGTATAAATTTGATTTAGATTCTGATGAAATTAGCATAAGGTTTAACGGAACAGTTATACAGAATATAGTGGAAAAAGAAGAAGAAAAAGAGCCGGTAAAAGAAATTGAAGAAACAAAAGAAGAAGTGAAAGAGCCGGTAAAAGAAGTTGAAGAAACAAAAGAAGAAGTGAAAGAGCCAGTAAAAGAAGTTGAAGAAACAAAAGAAGAAGAAAAAGAACCAACAAAAGAAGTTGAAGAAACAAAAGAAGAAGTGAAAGAACCAACAAAAGAAGTTGAAGAAATAAAAGAAGAAGTGAAAGAACCGGTAAAAGAAGTTGAAGAAACAAAAGAAGAAGTGAAAGAACCGGTAAAAGAAGTGAAAGAGGAAGTAAAAGAGCCAACGAAAGAAGTTGAAGAAGCGAAAGAGGAAGTGGACGAGCCAACAACAGGAGTTGAAGGATTGAAAGCGGAGGTAAAAGAAACAGGAAAAGAAATTGAAGGTTCAAAAGACGCGGTAAATCAATCAGCAGTAGTCCAAGAACAAAACGTGAATAATCAAGTTGTGAAAGAAAATAAACCAGCTGTTAATAAGCAAGAAGAAAGTAAGAAATCATTAGGAGCAACAGGTGGACAAGAGAATACATCAACATTACTTTCAGGCATAGCGTTAGTTCTTTCAGCACTGAGTATGTTTGTATTTAGAAAGAGATTATTTAAGAAATAA
- a CDS encoding GNAT family N-acetyltransferase, protein MYVSSILKIEEVAAFIANMNKDATHHVGYCGDEKEELLQTIIHDFSDIGWEQSFVATYENNNLIGLLGFDVDEVKKCAEIWGPFIIAENWEEVALHMWKELIEKVPFHIERFYGFYHVENNNCARLMRNLHAKEQGRHSILVLNNIVEHRIICNVEEALPQVFEQFIALHNHVFSNTYYDGNEIIERLSKTNKLFVSMKNDKLEGYVYVEVNPEFQEANIEFIATAENSRRKGVGERLLQKAIQYIISFQGMKEIELCLNTNNDRAMKLYKKVGFEEKACLQHYIIE, encoded by the coding sequence ATGTATGTCAGTTCTATTTTGAAAATTGAAGAGGTGGCAGCATTTATTGCGAATATGAATAAAGATGCTACTCATCATGTTGGCTATTGTGGAGATGAGAAAGAGGAGTTGTTACAGACAATTATTCATGATTTTTCAGATATAGGCTGGGAACAATCTTTTGTTGCTACTTATGAGAATAATAATTTAATAGGTTTATTAGGATTTGATGTGGATGAAGTAAAGAAATGTGCAGAGATATGGGGACCGTTTATTATCGCAGAGAATTGGGAAGAAGTTGCTTTACATATGTGGAAGGAACTTATAGAAAAGGTGCCTTTTCATATTGAGAGATTTTATGGTTTTTATCATGTGGAAAATAATAATTGTGCCCGTTTAATGAGGAATTTACATGCAAAAGAACAAGGTCGACATAGTATTCTCGTTTTAAATAATATTGTGGAGCACCGTATTATATGTAATGTAGAAGAGGCTTTACCACAAGTGTTTGAGCAGTTTATCGCTTTACACAATCATGTGTTTTCTAATACGTATTATGACGGAAACGAAATTATTGAACGTTTAAGTAAGACGAATAAATTATTTGTAAGTATGAAGAATGATAAGTTAGAAGGTTATGTATATGTGGAAGTAAATCCAGAGTTTCAAGAAGCGAATATCGAATTTATTGCAACCGCTGAAAATAGTAGAAGAAAAGGTGTCGGAGAGCGGTTATTACAAAAGGCAATTCAGTATATTATTTCCTTCCAAGGAATGAAGGAGATAGAATTATGTTTGAATACGAATAATGATCGTGCGATGAAATTGTACAAGAAAGTAGGATTTGAGGAGAAGGCATGTTTACAACACTATATAATAGAGTGA
- the opuD gene encoding glycine betaine transporter OpuD has protein sequence MIKKENSVFYISFLLTTLFIIWGITPASWIQGYDLQSVTSSLNSFILNKFGWFYSLLMTTMIILAAYLAFSKYGSIRLGKDGEKPKYNYPSWLSMLFGAGMGIGLLFYGIAEPISHFTDPLTGKAGTEESAKLAMQYSFFHWGLFPWSLYAMVALTIAYFTFRKQKGSTIGATVTPLFNRSKNSRIGKTVDILAVLATVFGIVPSVGIGAQQIAGGLSYLFPSIHNTLLTQLVLIAIFAVLYLTSAQTGLDRGIKYLSNLNFSLAGILLISFLLLGPTVFIMKYFTSTLGSYIGGLPSMGLNLGAFSEKSSSWIENWTIFYWGWWISWSPFVGTFIARISKGRTIKEFIFGVVLVPTLICTFWFAVFGGTAIHMEMFQSLGIADEIAKNGTEIGLFAVISHLPFSTFLTIIGLILVATFFVTSADSATFVVSMQTSNGSLSPKNSLKLIWGLTIAIIAALLLQAGGLNALQIAAIIAALPFSIVVVLMVTSLFKELRKEDVNSQTKEVSQKIKKVM, from the coding sequence ATGATAAAAAAAGAAAACAGTGTATTTTATATCTCCTTCTTGCTAACAACATTATTCATTATATGGGGAATTACCCCAGCAAGTTGGATACAAGGCTACGATTTACAAAGTGTTACATCTTCTTTAAACTCATTTATCCTCAATAAATTTGGGTGGTTTTACTCTCTACTTATGACTACAATGATTATTTTGGCTGCTTATTTAGCATTTTCTAAGTACGGTTCTATTCGTCTTGGTAAAGATGGAGAAAAGCCAAAATATAATTATCCATCTTGGCTATCCATGTTGTTTGGGGCAGGAATGGGAATTGGACTCCTCTTTTATGGAATCGCTGAACCGATTTCACATTTTACAGATCCATTAACAGGAAAAGCAGGTACAGAAGAAAGCGCCAAACTCGCTATGCAATATTCATTTTTCCACTGGGGACTCTTTCCGTGGTCACTATACGCAATGGTCGCTTTAACAATTGCATATTTCACATTCCGCAAACAAAAAGGTAGCACTATCGGGGCTACAGTTACTCCATTATTTAATCGATCGAAAAATTCTCGTATCGGAAAAACAGTTGATATTTTAGCTGTTTTAGCCACAGTGTTTGGCATTGTACCATCTGTTGGGATTGGTGCTCAACAAATTGCTGGAGGATTAAGCTATTTATTCCCTTCCATTCATAACACTTTACTTACCCAGCTCGTACTTATAGCTATCTTCGCTGTTTTATATTTAACAAGTGCACAAACTGGCTTAGATCGTGGGATTAAATATTTGAGTAACTTGAATTTCTCTCTTGCAGGTATTTTACTCATCTCTTTCTTACTTTTAGGACCAACTGTATTTATTATGAAATATTTCACATCTACACTCGGTTCTTATATCGGCGGTTTACCTAGTATGGGATTAAATTTAGGAGCATTTAGTGAAAAATCTTCTTCTTGGATTGAAAACTGGACTATTTTCTATTGGGGATGGTGGATCTCTTGGTCTCCATTCGTCGGCACATTTATCGCACGTATTTCTAAAGGGCGTACAATAAAAGAATTTATTTTTGGAGTTGTATTAGTCCCAACTCTTATCTGTACATTTTGGTTTGCAGTATTTGGTGGTACCGCAATTCATATGGAAATGTTCCAATCGCTTGGAATAGCTGATGAAATTGCAAAAAATGGTACAGAGATTGGATTATTTGCTGTTATTTCACATCTACCATTCTCTACATTTTTAACGATTATCGGGTTAATTTTAGTAGCCACATTTTTCGTTACTTCTGCTGATTCAGCAACATTTGTTGTTTCCATGCAAACGAGTAACGGAAGCTTATCACCGAAAAATAGTTTAAAACTTATATGGGGATTAACAATCGCAATCATTGCAGCTCTTTTATTACAAGCTGGAGGATTAAATGCACTACAAATTGCAGCTATAATCGCAGCACTACCATTTTCTATCGTAGTCGTTCTTATGGTTACTTCGCTCTTTAAAGAGCTGCGAAAAGAAGATGTTAATTCGCAAACGAAAGAAGTATCTCAAAAAATAAAAAAAGTTATGTAA